The Chlorocebus sabaeus isolate Y175 chromosome 6, mChlSab1.0.hap1, whole genome shotgun sequence genome has a segment encoding these proteins:
- the PBX4 gene encoding pre-B-cell leukemia transcription factor 4 isoform X1, with product MRPVSPTEIERMVGAIHGKFSAIQMQLKQSTCEAVMTLRSRLLDARRKRRNFSKQATEVLNEYFYSHLNNPYPSEEAKEELARKGGITVSQVSNWFGNKRIRYKKNMGKFQEEATIYMGKTAVDTTEVGVPGNHASCLSTPSSGSSGPFLLPSAGEAFLTLQTLTSLQPPPGGGCLQSQVSLRHRPTAPRWVAGPQKGHLVSQPSVLGQLPQRSQQSHRPCCVATTGAQLCRAPLCNDCALPHLQLSPLQPLGTVNGNEPQDEGCGCGGEGRLLKECGRTWCPSLEREGQAASRGETGPSLGLRPGALSAAAWPGRQVLCQHLLSCCSDGELRAPCSTTVRICFGDREEKEPGV from the exons ATGAGGCCCGTCTCCCCTACGGAGATTGAGCGCATGGTCGGCGCCATTCACGGCAAGTTCAGCGCCATCCAGATGCAATTGAAGCAGAGCACCTGTGAGGCGGTGATGACCCTGCGCTCGCGGCTGCTTGATGCCAG GCGCAAGCGGCGGAATTTCAGCAAGCAGGCGACGGAAGTGCTGAATGAGTATTTTTACTCCCATTTGAACAACCCTTACCCCAGCGAAGAAGCCAAAGAAGAGCTGGCCAGGAAGGGCGGCATCACTGTCTCCCAG GTCTCTAACTGGTTTGGCAACAAAAGAATCCGGTATAAAAAGAACATGGGGAAGTTTCAAGAAGAAGCTACCATTTACATGGGTAAAACAGCTGTGGATACCACCGAAGTTGGGGTCCCAGGGAACCATGCCAGCTGCCTGTCAACACCCAGCTCCG GCTCCTCTGGACCCTTCCTGCTGCCCAGTGCTGGGGAGGCCTTCCTCACCCTGCAGACGCTGACctctctccagcctcctcctggGGGAggctgcctgcagtcccaggtgaGTCTCAGGCACCGTCCCACAGCACCCAGGTGGGTGGCAGGTCCTCAGAAAGGCCATCTTGTCAGTCAGCCCTCAGTCTTGGGGCAGCTCCCCCAAAGGTCCCAGCAGTCACACAGGCCGTGCTGTGTGGCCACCACCGGGGCACAGCTCTGCAGGGCCCCACTCTGTAATGACTGCGCCCTCCCCCACCTCCAACTGTCACCACTGCAGCCGCTGGGAACAGTCAATGGGAATGAGCCCCAAGATGAGGGCTGTGGCTGTGGAGGGGAAGGGCGCCTCCTAAAGGAGTGTGGAAGGACATGGTGTCCTTCCCTCgagagggaggggcaggcagcAAGTAGAGGAGAGACAGGACCTTCCCTTGGGCTCAGACCTGGCGCCCTCAGTGCCGCAGCTTGGCCGGGAAGGCAGGTCTTGTGCCAGCACCTCCTCTCCTGCTGCTCTGATGGGGAACTGAGGGCGCCCTGCTCGACCACAGTGAGGATTTGTTTTGGCGACCGTGAAGAAAAGGAGCCAGGGGTCTGA